The genomic stretch TTGTAGGATTAATAAACCATTTTATATTATATGTATCCAATTTATAACATCTAAGACTAGTTTTATTTTAAATCGTAACAAGTCTTTCAAGTTTCAATTAGTTAGTAAGAGATTGTTCCTTTGGAGACCTACTAAATTGTGATATTTCTTATATTTAATGGTTTTGTGAAAGTTTTTGTAACTTACAGGTTTACACAAATACCTAACTAGGAGATGTGGGTAAAATAAACAGTAAGATCATTCCGTTTTTGAAAGGAAAATACTCTCAAATCCAGTTTAGTTTCAAGATTAATGTTTGTTTTGTGTTATTTCCGTCTCAATTGCTCCATACAACCTGACTACACAATGCCGACCTCAACAAGATCAAGCTTCATGCTTGTCTTCGCCTTCAGAGTCTGCATCGCAAAAATAGACAGTCCGTTAATTGATGCTTGGTGGCCAATTTTCCCACTGCCTCACTTTGCGTAAAACAAAACAGGAAGTAATATGAATGTATATATAATAACTAGTGGCTTACCAGAACGAACATCCTCAGTAAGTTTCCCTCTTCCGCGGACTTTCTTCATCAGCATACGATGTATTAGTACTCCCCAGTAAATATTAAGAACCAGCAACCAGTACAGAAGTGTGTTGAACACATAATAATAGACAGGTCCTTCCACGGGATGCTTCTCTATATCTATTATCGATAGAACTTCGTAGCTGCCATAGAAAAGCGGAAGAACAAATCAGACAATATGTAACAGATGAAGCCAAAGAGGAACGAGTAGAAATGACTAAATGAGTAGAGGGTCAGGAATTGCGCACCTTGTACTCCATAGGATCCAAAACGGGTAATATGTTAGCCGAAGCACAACCCACGATATTGCAAATAGAATGAAGGAGATGTTGGCAATTTTTTCAGCACCACTATAAGTGGCCATCTTCGCAACTTCAAGAAACACGTCATTGGCATCATGGATAGCTAACACAACGGACCCAACACGAGAAAATCTGCATGAATGACACAACATAAGAGACTCCAGATTTAATCGTCTAAATTTGCATTCATCTGTAAAAGTCCAATTACTGTCGATATTCTTCAAGTCTGTCTGTAAACCGAAATTTGACAGAAAATAGAAGACGGAGACTGCAACAACTCGTTCAGCATAAAGAGTATATACCTTGATATGTAAGACAAGACAATAAGAATAGTAGTCGCAATATGATGGCCCATCGAAACACCAAAGTCAGAACGTCTTGTTTCCCAAAAAACAAGTGCAAAGATCGCATACAAATAAAATCCAGCAGCATACATATACAATCCTTTTAACTTCATCCTGCATAGAAACAATGTAAAGGATTAGAATTGAAATTTTGGGCTTTATGCGCAGCAGTAAGAAAATCGGTTAATGAAGACAGACTCGAATATCTTACTTCATTTTCTGATCAGGCCAAATCTGATCTCCAGGCCCTTGCCAAAAGTACACAGTGTTAGTGAACCACGGTTCATTATAAGTTACTGATACAACAAGAATTTCTGCTGACAGATGGTATACGCATTTCCACGCTGATTCCTTAAACTTTCTTCGCTTCTTTTTTCTCTCTACCAATCTCTTTCCTATTTTCtacaaacaacaacatcaacaacatcagagcctctCAATTCAGCAAGCTCGTAAGAATTCAGGAAGGATGAAAATTAAAAATTACCTGAAACACAAATCTATCCAAGATTAAACGAACTAAGGGGAAGAAGAGCGCGAACAATGGAAGAAGAGCAAAATCGTTAGATGTCGGGTAGGATTGGTGTTGCCAGTCAAGAGAGTGCAGCACATCCCTGAAACCCATATAAACCATATTGAAATTTTATGAACCAACAACTAAAATGAAACAAGGGAAATCTGTTGTGAAGGTTGTAGTCTTCACCTAATAATTCCTAGTACTATTTTTGTAATAGGAAAATTTCAGGCAAAATTTAGTATTATCACTATTATGGTTATAAACTTTAAGATCCCTTTGAATTTTAAAGCATAATCACATGCAACATTTACTTCATCTCAGTATGCTGCCTTTTTTCTGTTCTTCCTCACCATTTATGTACATCATACATTAAACTCACTCATCACCTTCCTATAGTAGCAGTGGTaatttgaaatcgttttaagcaTACATTATACGGAGTAATAATTACTCATTAGCCATATTTGGATTCAGGACGAAACCTCCTAGACTTATAAAATGAACGCTCCCTCACTTTCCATGGTACGACATAGGTTCATATCACCATCGagcttttttatttattttttgcacTTCTATTCTGTACATGTATTAGCCATATTCGGATAGTGGTCTATTGCTACGAGCCTATGACCAAAACATGAGCCGTCCATTTGTTCCTATGAGGCTACGACTCTACGAGCCTATCACCAAAATTGTCTTCCCAACGAAAGATACGATGTTCATTTGTATGATCAATAAACCACTTTGTATTATACGTATCCAATTTATTACatttaatactatttttattttaaatcgTAAGATTCTTTCAAGTTTCAGTTAGTTGGTAAGAGCGCGACTGTTCCTTGGGAGACCTACTAGATTGCAGTTTTGTGGAAGTTTTAATAACTGATTTTAACATTATAGAATTGTCATCTTAATCTCAATAATATACCTCATCATGAAAATAAAATACTCTAAAAAAACATAAAACTTGTAAACTTTTCAAAGTGAGATTTTGAAAAGTTCACCTGTCGAATCCAAAATAAACTGAAAACAGAATTTAATAAGTAAATTTAACGAAAATAATTAGACATTTGTACAGTGGCCCAAGTTTCCGATCTTAATAATAAGAACCCAACCGTACCGTCATTCAATCCTACAAAATTATCCAATGCTATTGCTAGAGCAATGACTTCCGACGAAGTATCAAATTGGTTTACATGTAAAACTacaaatgaatgataaataatagcTCCAGCACGAAATAGGTAGTTACTAAAAATAATTTTCTTAGGGGTAATTGGGTCAATTAGTTTATAATTTTACACTAATACTTGTGTAAAACCGCCTTACAGGTTTACACAAGTACCTAACTAGGAGATGTGGGTAAATAAACAATTTTCCGTTCCCTTTTTCAACGGAAATTACTCTCAAATCCAGTGTAACCTTCTGCTTCCTTGTTTTCCTTCAGAATTACTTCCCCAAGACATTTCTACAacagcaacaaaaaaaaaacaacattaTCTCATGCCTCGCACGCTCTTGCAAGGTAAGTGGAATATGAATCTACGTAGCCTCCTTACGTATGTGGTAACAACGCAGAGAAGTCGCTTTTGGATgactcaaaaataaaaccaatttAGCAGAAGACATTCATAAGAAAATATTGTAGCGAGTTTTTCACAACGAAATTGTATCGTTATGTTTTGAAGGGTATGAAAGTGTTTTTCACAACTTATCTGAAGATTTCTTGACAAAAGGTCAAAAgggaaaaataaattaaatagacGGTACAACATCAGTGTAGACTCGTGAAATTATGCCACATTGGTCTACTATTATGAATAATCGACTCATCTACTACCATCTTGAGTAATTAGCATTGGTCACATCCCCGAACCATCAGTAAATAAATGCTTGTTTAGTACTCCGTATGTAAAATGAGATGCTAGTTGACGCTACCTGTGCATCATACTCCATAAAATCTGACTAAAATTGCCGAGCTAAACAAGATCAATCTTCATGTTCGTCTTCACCTTCAGAATCTGCGTCGCAAAAGTAGCCATCAGTAAATAAATGGTGGAACCAATAATCACACAAAAGGACAGATTCCGCAGGATTCTTGTTGGTTCGGTTTCAGACACCAAAAATAGAACCCTAATCCAAATCATTTCTTTTTGCTTCCCCGCCCCATTGTCTCACTGCATCCACTTTACCTAAACAAACCGGACAGTAGTATAAATGTATAGCCGGTGACTTACCAGAACGGACATCATCACTAAGTTGCCCTCTTGCTTGGATTTGCTTCCAAAGCATCCGAAACATTAGCACAGCCCAATAAATATGAAGAACGAGCAAGCAGTACAAAAGTGTGTTGAACAAATAATAATAGACCGGTCCTTCCACAGGATGCTTCTCCTTGTCTAGTGTTAAAATAACTTCATAGCTGCCATCTCAAAGAAGAAGCACGAATCAGACTTTAGGAAACAGATCAAGTCAAAAATATATGAGAAACCTAGAGGAACCAACACAGGAGCAAGATGGACACCAATGTTTTTATGAAGGAAATACTTATCCGTTTCAGCCTACTCAACTATTCTGCCTTCGGACTATGATGGAAcaaaacaaagcaacaacaacattaccctagtATTTGAATGGCTCCGGCAAATTGCCGGGTAAGGAGGGATTGGATGaacaaaacaaaataacaataacaaataaaagtaagcattggcattggcattggcattggcattggcattggcattggcattgggGAGGCTAAGGCGGGTAAGGAGGATCACCGGAGTGGGCGGTGGGGATGGAGAAGGTGATTCATGGGCATGGTTAAGGGGAGTTGTAAATAAACAGCCCAAAACTTCACTTCTATTTGCTAACCTAAGAAATCAAAACAAAAGCAATCGTAACTGAGGGAGTTTAAAACCATTGATCATTCCTCCTTCAAATTGGCTAAACTGCGTGAAGCCACAAAATAAAAGTAGGCATTGGCATTGGCATTGGCGGATGAATTGCTCACTAAGTGCATCAATAAGGTGCGTTTGGGGGGGGGTGTTCAGGGGGTCATAGAGAGACGGTTTACATTTAACCAAGTTAAATAACTGACCGTAACCTAATTTAGTTTCTGCTCCACAAGTCATGGGGACACTATTTACATTTAACCAATTCCTATGTCAAGTATCAAGGATCATAAGTTCCAAACTAGTGATTAGACGGTTAGAATTACTAACCTGGTACTCCACAGGATCCAAAGAGGGTAGTATGTTAGGCGAAGCACAACCCACGATATTACAAAGAGGATGAAGGAGAAGCTGGCAATTGCTTCAGCACCACTATATTTGGACATTTTCCCAACCTCGAGAAACACATCACTGGCATCATGGAGAGCTAAAACAATCGAACCAACACGAGAAAATCTGCATGAATTACACCACATAAGAGACTCCATAGTACATATATAACTTAAAGAGGAAAGATTTGATCATCTAAATTGCATCCACTGCGTCTGTATAAGTTAATCCAACTACTGTTGCTTTTCTTCAAGTGTGAATATTTAATACAATTAAGCAAGTTGTGCTCTAGGTAATTGAAAATATAAGCTGTCTCGAAATAGTAACAATATATACATGTAGCTTTTCCGTCCTATGTTTAATCCCTCTGCAACTCACTAACTACAACTACCAGTGGCGCCTTGGCCTAGAGGTGGAGACTACAGGCTTGTGGGCAATAGGTTACAGGCTTACAACACTTACGCGTTTGAATCCCGATCCCCTTGTGTTGCATTGGTCAAGTACCTTCTTTCATcaaaaaaatttaatggtaaaattACCAAGTAAAAAATTATCTGAAACTTTTGCCATATGTCTTCCTATAAAtaaaaagtactccctccgtcccggtcaattgttgtcctttcgttttggcacaaagaccaaggaatgaggaaaaggccaataactaaatgacaagtggaacaaattgaatgagaatgatcaaattactcatcaagttcattcttaaaatagaaaggacaacaaatgactgagacaccccaaaatggaaatggacaacaaatgaccgggacagagggagtatctcTTTATGTAGACTAAAaacaaaccgaaaataaggaagaacGGCAACCATAGGATGGTAAAGCATTATGCCAGTGACCAAATAAAAAGGACATAGGGACTTGATTTCAAGAATTATACAGGCAATTTTGTTGTTGGTCTAATGGCACATGCGGCAGAAAACCAACCAGTACTTTTGACGGTATGACTTTGACTCGTTATTAAATTCAATTCTCTATCTGATAACTAAGCAAGTGCTCTGTAAAGAGCTGAGAACCTTAAAAACCTCTCTCCTCCCCCTGACCCTCTCTTGATTTTCCGGTTAACATGATACATTGTTCAGTTCTGATCTGAGGACAAGGTGACTAAGAAGATCAACGCGCCATCTACTTTGCCTTCAGAAGAAAACAAtgaactaaaaaaaaaaacacatttaCCTAGTCTAGAAAAGAAAGCATGGATGCACAATCTAATTAAGGGAGGTATGCTGATAGAATGGTTTTCAGAAGGGAAAAAAATGAGGATTATCTAAAACAGGACCCTGAACCTTCCTACATGCTATCGGCTATTGTAGAGGAATTCCATTTAACCATGCCCACATACTTAAGACACGGATGAGCTTAATAGTTTGACTCCAGCAAGAATTTAACTGAGCAATGAAAATAAAACCACAAGTAGAATCAACAACCGCAAGTAATGACTCCATCGACCAAACCCGTAACAAAGTTTGACGATTCTAGTTTTGGGGGGGATAATGGAAAAGACTGGTATTTGATTTTAAAAGATGTACTGTTTATAAATTCAAGTGACTTGTGAAGGAAAAAGTAATCGGGGCTTTACCCACACAAAAACCACGCAAATCCCAGAGCATTTCAATAGCTCGTATTCCAAACATATTGTAACACAAAAAATAGCACGGTACTGTAATACACTATGAAATTAT from Silene latifolia isolate original U9 population chromosome 2, ASM4854445v1, whole genome shotgun sequence encodes the following:
- the LOC141643997 gene encoding ceramide synthase 1 LOH3-like; the encoded protein is MVYMGFRDVLHSLDWQHQSYPTSNDFALLPLFALFFPLVRLILDRFVFQKIGKRLVERKKKRRKFKESAWKCVYHLSAEILVVSVTYNEPWFTNTVYFWQGPGDQIWPDQKMKMKLKGLYMYAAGFYLYAIFALVFWETRRSDFGVSMGHHIATTILIVLSYISRFSRVGSVVLAIHDANDVFLEVAKMATYSGAEKIANISFILFAISWVVLRLTYYPFWILWSTSYEVLSIIDIEKHPVEGPVYYYVFNTLLYWLLVLNIYWGVLIHRMLMKKVRGRGKLTEDVRSDSEGEDKHEA